One window from the genome of Solea solea chromosome 2, fSolSol10.1, whole genome shotgun sequence encodes:
- the LOC131453620 gene encoding nectin-3-like protein has protein sequence METYPVFVSHGGNCGFPPASSFPMRCTRILTLTLVFLFLDKYGHAVQVIGGNRTAVQGGTIVLHSNIIDTTETLGQVSWMRATRGEPLNNNFYTVVSDNGGVVDNGHKDGRFKFIGNLKEKNGSLRLSNVTLLDEGVYTCIFTLFPSGNHKTEIPLKVLVPPVTEVKDDLPVLGDKEISLATCLAAGSRPPAEVRWLTGTLTQKLRSTTDYIQHENGTTTTVSYLIGEPTREIYQHVVHCVITSPALSKEETIPFTLQIYFSPREVNITTSKDSFQCVTEANPSAKITWSRPGQPWPQSAVHVQGATLQFSSMNFDLNGLYQCEVSNLHGRNRAYVFVHVTSGACRACWTLFCILFFLNVTAAVVCCLLKYGILQRIIEGIRERLQNVPRSSSGPAETGSLADEPELQPMRSD, from the exons ATGGAGACATATCCCGTGTTTGTGTCCCACGGGGGCAACTGTGGCTTTCCACCGGCGTCCTCGTTTCCCATGAGGTGCACCAGGATACTAACGCTGACGTTAGTCTTCTTGTTCCTGGACAAATATGGTCATG CTGTCCAGGTGATTGGAGGAAACCGGACTGCAGTCCAAGGAGGGACAATTGTCTTGCATTCCAACATAATTGACACCACAGAGACCCTTGGCCAAGTTTCATGGATGAGGGCTACCCGAGGAGAACCTCTGAATAACAACTTCTATACAGTTGTGTCCGACAATGGAGGAGTGGTGGACAATGGGCACAAAGATGGTCGATTTAAATTCATTGGGAacttaaaagagaaaaatggaTCTCTCCGGTTATCAAACGTCACATTGCTGGATGAAGGGGTCTACACATGCATCTTCACTCTTTTCCCGAGTGGAAATCACAAGACGGAGATACCTCTAAAAGTGCTAG TGCCTCCAGTCACAGAGGTAAAAGACGatcttcctgttttgggcgatAAAGAAATTTCCCTTGCTACCTGCTTGGCTGCTGGTTCCAGGCCTCCAGCAGAGGTGAGGTGGCTCACCGGTACTCTCACACAAAAACTGAGGTCAACAACCGACTACATCCAACATGAAAATGGTACGACTACCACAGTCAGCTACCTTATAGGTGAACCTACCAGAGAAATCTACCAACATGTGGTCCACTGTGTCATCACCAGTCCGGCTTTGTCGAAAGAGGAGACAATACCATTCACCCTACAGATCTACT TTTCACCCAGGGAAGTGAACATCACCACGTCCAAAGACTCATTTCAGTGTGTGACTGAAGCCAACCCAAGTGCAAAAATTACCTGGAGCAG ACCTGGTCAACCGTGGCCTCAATCTGCTGTCCACGTACAGGGTGCCACGCTACAGTTTTCAAGCATGAACTTTGACCTGAATGGCCTCTACCAGTGTGAAGTGTCTAACTTACATGGACGTAACCGTGcttatgtgtttgtgcatgtgacTTCAG GAGCCTGCCGTGCCTGTTGGACtttattctgtattttgtttttcctgaatgTCACTGCAGCTGTCGTGTGTTGCCTTCTTAAATATGGGATACTTCAAAG GATAATTGAAGGTATACGTGAGAGGCTGCAGAATGTCCCACGCAGTTCCAGTGGACCTGCAGAGACTGGAAGTTTAGCAGATGAACCAGAGTTACAGCCAATGAGATCG GACTAA